From the genome of Mycobacterium dioxanotrophicus, one region includes:
- a CDS encoding ABC transporter permease, with protein MTTTSDEPAATVASPTTGEPVRLFSPQWFGGIAVRYAMVIVMLLVIAYFSYRSARFATPDNLVTILVAAAPFALIALGQTLVILTGGIDLSVGSVIAVSAMAAAATAKANPGQVWLTVLVAILVGLAVGCVNGLLVSRLNVPPFIATLGTLTAGSGMAYVIGGGAPINGLPAEFGKIANTKILGLQIPVLLMIVGIIALAVIMKRTTYGMRVYAVGGNRNAAEIAGINARNVLFSVYAFSGVLAGLSGVMLASRVISGPPNLGRGYELDAIAAVVIGGASLMGGRGTIWGTALGLLMIQTLNNGLDILVVPAYWQDVIKGVLIVAAVAVDVWSSRRRT; from the coding sequence GTGACCACCACATCCGACGAGCCCGCCGCCACGGTGGCGTCGCCGACCACCGGCGAGCCCGTACGGCTGTTCTCCCCGCAGTGGTTCGGCGGGATCGCCGTGCGCTACGCCATGGTGATCGTGATGCTGTTGGTCATCGCGTACTTCAGTTACCGCAGTGCGCGATTCGCCACACCGGACAATCTGGTCACCATCCTGGTGGCCGCGGCGCCGTTCGCGCTGATCGCCCTGGGCCAGACGCTGGTGATCCTCACCGGCGGTATCGACCTGTCGGTCGGCAGCGTCATCGCGGTGTCGGCGATGGCGGCCGCCGCCACGGCCAAGGCCAATCCCGGCCAGGTCTGGCTGACCGTGCTGGTGGCCATCCTGGTCGGGCTGGCCGTCGGCTGTGTCAACGGATTGCTGGTGTCCCGCTTGAACGTTCCGCCGTTCATCGCCACCCTCGGCACGCTGACCGCCGGGTCGGGCATGGCGTACGTGATCGGTGGCGGTGCACCGATCAACGGGCTGCCCGCCGAGTTCGGCAAGATCGCCAACACCAAGATCCTGGGCCTGCAGATCCCAGTGCTGCTGATGATCGTCGGCATCATCGCGCTGGCGGTGATCATGAAACGCACCACCTACGGCATGCGGGTCTACGCGGTGGGCGGCAACCGCAACGCCGCGGAGATCGCCGGCATCAACGCCCGCAACGTGCTGTTCAGCGTGTACGCCTTCTCGGGTGTGCTGGCCGGTCTGTCCGGTGTCATGCTCGCCTCGCGGGTCATCTCCGGTCCGCCCAACCTGGGCCGCGGCTACGAGCTCGACGCGATCGCCGCGGTGGTGATCGGTGGGGCCAGCCTGATGGGCGGGCGCGGCACGATCTGGGGAACGGCGTTGGGCCTGTTGATGATCCAGACGCTCAACAACGGCCTGGACATCCTCGTCGTGCCTGCCTACTGGCAGGACGTGATCAAGGGCGTGCTGATCGTCGCGGCCGTCGCCGTCGACGTGTGGTCGTCCCGGCGCCGAACATGA